A region of the Microbulbifer pacificus genome:
AGGATGTGAAAACTGGCAGGGTGCTGATGATGGCGTGGATGAATCCCGAATCCCTGCGTCTCACGGTGGAGGAAGGTCGCGCCGTCTACTGGTCGCGCTCTCGTGGCAAACTTTGGCGCAAGGGCGAATCCTCCGGGCATGTGCAGCAGGTGCGGGAAATCCGCCTCGACTGCGACGGTGACACCATCGTACTGCTGGTGGAACAATTGGGTGGCATTGCCTGTCATACCGGGCGCACCAGCTGTTTTTACCAGGTACTGGAAAACGGCCAGTGGCAGATCCGCCAGCCAGTGATTGCCGACCCGGAAGCCATTTACGCAGGGAAGAAATAAGCTGTCATGAGCAATATGCTGATACAACTGGACCGGGTACTGCGGCTGCGCATGCAGCAGGGAGATGCGGAGGCATCCTATGTGGCGAGCCTGCACCACAAGGGACTGAACAAGATTCTGGAAAAGGTCGGCGAGGAAGCCACTGAGCTGGTGATCGCGGCCAAGGATGCCGAGGGCAAGGGCAAGGGCAGCGCCGAGCACAAGGCGCTGATCGGTGAAACCGCCGACCTCTGGTTCCACTCGCTGGTGATGCTCGCGCATCTGGGCAGCGACTCCCGCGAGGTGCTCGACGAGCTGGGCCGTCGCTTCGGCCTGTCAGGGCTGGAAGAAAAGGCCGCGCGCCAGCAGGATTGATTAAAAGCCCGCAACCGCGGGATCGACACAAAACCAAGAACACTTTCAGGAGCATTTCACATGGGTATTAGCTGGCAACAATTACTGATCCTGCTGGTCATCGTACTGCTGATCTTCGGCACCAAGCGCCTGCGCAATCTTGGCGGCGACCTCGGCGGTGCTATCAAGGGCTTCAAGAAGGCCATGAAGGAAGAGGAAAAGAAAGGCGAAGACGAGGACAAGGACAAGGACCCGGAACTGCTGGGCAAGGACGACAGTGTGAAGCCGCAGCAGAAAACCTCGAGTGAAGAAAAGCAGTCCCAGGACAAATAATCCTCCGCAGGCCACTGAGCGATTGACGCGTGTTTGATATCGGATTTTTTGAACTGCTATTGGTAGGCATCGTCGGCCTCGTGGTCATTGGCCCCGAACGTCTGCCCGACGCCGTGCGCACCACCGTGCGCTGGTGGACCAAGATCAAGCAGACTCTTGGCAATGCCCGGGAAGAGCTGGAGCGCGAGGTCGGCGCCGACGATATTCGCCGCGAGTTACACAACGAGCGGGTGCTGCGTGAGCTGCGCGAGAGCAAAGACGAGATGGAGCGCACGTTCAAGGATGCGGAGCGAAAGTTTGCGCAGGACCTGAAAGACGTGGAGCGCCAGGCGGAAGCGCTGAAGCAGGGAGTGGAAGCGGCTCCGGTACCTGAACCGGACCTGGAAGCGGACCAGCTGCGCGCCGCGCAGGACTATCTGCCCGAGCAGGATGCCGGCACAAAACGCGCCGATGACTATCTGCCGGAGGATGAGGAAAGCGACGAGGACCTGGAGGACCCGGAATATCCCGAGCACCTTCACGATCACGGCGACCCGGAATTCAACCCGCACCATCCCAGCCACTTCCGGCACGAGGAAGATGAGGCCTGGGCGGAAGTGGATCGAGTCGACCCGGAAGCCGCGCCAGACAGCGAGGCCCCGCAGGCATCACCTAAAAACAAGTCGACCCGGGCGGAAGACAAGCCGCAATGAGCGGATTTTCCCGGGTGACCATCAATTTTTCTCGAGTGACTATCAATGAGTGATAGGGAACAACCCTTTGTCGAGCACCTGATCGAGCTGCGGGATCGTCTGCTGAAAACCCTGTTGGTTGTGATCGCGATTTTTGCCTGCATGGCGCCGTTTGCCAACGACATCTACGATTTCGTCGCCGATCCGCTGCAGGCGCGCCTCACCGAAGGCGCGGGCATGATTGCCACCGAGGTAACCTCACCCTTCCTTACCCCGTTCAAAACCACGTTCGTGCTGGCGTTTTTCGTCGCCATTCCGTTTGTGCTGTTCCAGTTCTGGGCGTTTATTGCGCCGGGCCTGTACAAGCACGAAAAACGCCTGATCGGTCCGCTGATGTTTTCCAGTGTGATGTTGTTTTACGCGGGCATGGCATTTGCCTACTACGTGGTATTTCCGCTGATCTTTGAATTTTTTATCAGCTCGGCGGATGCGGATATCAAGGTGATGCCGGACATCCGCAGTTATCTGGATCTCGCACTCAAGCTGTTTTTTGCCTTTGGTTTCGCGTTTGAAATTCCCATCGCCACCATCGTGTTGATCTGGAGCGGTGTGGTATCTGCAGCGGACCTGGCGAAAAAACGCCCCTATGTGATCGTCGCCTGTTTCGCCGTCGGCATGCTGCTCACTCCGCCGGACGTGATCTCCCAGACCCTGCTGGCGGTCCCCATGTGGCTGCTGTTCGAGATCGGGGTATTTTTCGGGCGCTGGATCAAGCGCGGCAAGCGTGAAGAGCTTCCCGAAGAAGAATCATGATCGTGGTGCGGAATTCTCCGCACCATTTCAATGGCCGTGTTCAGGCCGCCAAAATAGCCGCTATGCTGATACAGCCCAGCACGCCGACAGCCAGTGCAAACAGCTGCCGGTGCGACTTCCACTGTGGCAACAGCGCAAGCAGCGCCAGTGGTGGCAGAAACAGGGCGACGATGCCGAGCGGTGCGGAATCCGCAAAGCAGACCCGCAGCAGGTAAATCCACAGCACGGCACCCAGCACCAGCGTAATTACCAGCGACACAGCGGCAACAGGTGGCATGGACGACTCCCTGAAAAATTTCCTACTGCTGACAAAGCTAGCTCTTTTCACCGGATTTGGCCGCAGCTGGCGTGTGGCTTTGCTATTGGCCAGTGCCCTTCTCGGTGGCTGTGAAACCATCCACTTCTACTCCCAGGCCGCCACCGGCCAGCTCAAGATTCTGGCCGGGCGCAAGCCCATCGACCGCCTGGTAAGCGACGAGCAGACCGATGCGAAACTCCGCCGGCAATTGCAGTGGGTGCAGGCTATCCGTTCCTATGCCGGCGCCGAACTGAATTTGCCGGTAGGCAGTGCCTACAGTGAGTTTACCCAGCTCGAGGGAGAGTACGCGTTGTGGAACCTGGTCGCAGCACCGGAGTTTTCTTTGTCGCCGAAGCGCTGGTGCTACCCCATCGCCGGCTGTGCCAGTTACCGCGGCTATTTCGACAAGGCGGATGCCGAAGCGCGGGCCGCGGACATGCGCGCCCAGGGCTACGACGTGTATCTCGGCCCGGTGCCCGCCTACAGCACGCTGGGCTGGTTTGATGACCCAGTGCTGTCGAGCTTTGTGGACTGGCAGCCGGACCGCCTGGCGGGCCTGCTGTTTCACGAGCTGGCGCACCGCCGGGTGTACATCTCCGGCGATACCCAGTTCAACGAGAGTTTTGCCACCGCTGTTTCGCGTATTGCGCTGCCACAGTGGCGCCGCCGCCAGGGGATTCCAGCCCCGGCGGTAGAAAGTGTGGCGCAGGCCCAGCGCGTAAACGGTCTGATGGTGACCGCGCGTAAGCAGCTGCAGGAAATTTATTCCTCGAGCCTCGGCGACGACGCAAAGCGCGAGCAAAAGGCGCGCACCCTGCGCCAGCTGCGCCACTGTTATCGCGAGCTATCTAGGGGCTGGGAGCACGACGAGCAGTTCACAAAGTTGGTAGAGAAGACCAACAACGCCACCCTCGCACTGGTGAGCGAATACCAGTCACAAGTGCCGGCCTTTATGCAGTTGTACAAAGACAGCGGCAGCGACTGGCAGGCGTTTTATGTTGCGGTAGAGCAGCTGGGAGCAGAGGCTAAGGATTCGCGCAAGGCGAAGCTCAAGGAGCTGGGTAAGCGGGCGGAGAGTGCCGGCATTACTCAGACTTCCAGCAGGAAAGTTACCGGGCCGTCGTTGCAGAGTGACACCTGCATGTCGGCGGCGAACTGACCGCCGGCAACGGGTAGCTCCGCTGGCATGATTGCACGCGCACGTCGCAGGAAATATTCGTAGAGCGCTTCCGCCTGCTGCGGGCTCGCGCCGCGGCTGAAGCTGGGGCGCAGGCCCTTTGCGGTATCGGCAACCAGGGTGAACTGGCTCACCACCAGCAGACCACCGCCCGCCTGCTGTACATTCAGGTTCATCTTGCCCTGTCCATCGCCGAAAATGCGGTAGTGCATGACTTTGTGCAGCAGTTTGTCCGCGGCCTCCTCGCTATCGCCCGCCTCTACCCCGAGCAGCAGCAGAATACCGCGGTCGATGGCCCCGACGGATTGACTGTCCACCTCTACTTTCGCGTGTTTTACCCGCTGGATCAGGCCTTTCATCGTAATCCTCCCCTAAACTGCACTGGCACTCTGGAACCCCGACCGCGAATCGCTTAGGGTCTGTGCAGCCGAGTGTAAAGGTTCCTTAAACTGGCATCGACCACCCACTGGGCTAAAGCCCAAAATGCAGTTACCCCGAATAACGCTATACAGACCGGAAGCCTTGCATGAAAAAGACAGCCATCGCCCTGCTCGCCGCCGCTGCGGTCGCAGGTGGCATTGCCGCTAGCTACACCGCCGCCACTGGCAAAGCTGCAGTAGCGTATCCGCAAACCAAGAGTGTCCCGCAGCAAGATGACTACTTCGGTACCAGCGTGAGCGACCCCTACCGCTGGCTGGAGGACCTGGAATCACAGCCGGTAAAGGACTGGGTGACCGCCCAGAACGAATTCTCCCTGCCGACACTCAAGGCGCTGCCGGGGTGGCAGAAAATCAACGACCGCCTCACCGAACTGTGGCAGTACGAACAGTACGGCGTGCCATACAAAAAGGCCGGCCAGGTTTTCTACGAATACAACGACGGCAGCTGGGACCAGAGTGTGTTCTACAGCACCCGGGATATATACCAGGACGGCGGTGTCGTGCTCGATCCGCGCACCCTGAGCAAGGACGGCACCATCGCCGCGAAGAATTACTCCGTGAGCCCGAATGGTCGCTATCTCGCCTACGGCACCTCCGACGGCGGCACCGACTGGACCGATTACCATGTGCGCGACTTGAAAACCCGTCGCCTGATGCCCGACCACCTTACCGGGATTAAATTCAGCGGTGCCAGCTGGGCCAAGGACGAATCCGGTTTTTACTACAGTCGCTATCCGTTCAATGAAGATGGCAGCGCAGACGACAGCAAACAGGTGGCGGTGTACTTCCACAAAATTGGCGAGCCCCAGGGCCGCGATCGCCTGGTGTATGAAATTACCGATCATCCATCCCGCAACCCGGAAGCGCAGGTCAGTGACGATGGCAATTACCTGATCTTCGGTATCTTCGATGGCTACGACAGCAACGGCATTTACTACAAGGACCTGCGCGACGAGAAGGCGCCGGTGGTCAAGTTGTTGAATGACTGGGATGCGCTCTACACCTATCTCGGCAATAACGGCAAAACGTTTTTTTTCGAAACCAATGCAAATACCACCAATGGCAAGATTGTTGCGATCGATCTGGACCAGCCGGAGAAAGCCAACTGGAAAGTCCTGGTCCCGGAACAGAAGGATGCGCTGCAGAGCGCCAGCCTGATCGGCGGGCGCTTCGTGCTGCATTATCTGCAAGATGCGAAATCCAAGGTGGTGGTTACCGACCTCACTGGCAAGCAGCAGTACGAGCTGCAGTTGCCGGGTATGGGCACGGTGGAGGGTTTTCACGGTGAGCCGGATGGCAGCGAAACCTATTACGCCTTCAGTAATTTCCTGACGCCGCCCAGCATCTACAAGCTGGATGTGGCGAGCGGAAAAAGTGAAAAAGTAAAACAGCCGAAATACCCGGCGGATTTTTCTGATTACACCGTGAGCCAGCACTTTTTCACCAGCAAGGACGGCACCCGTGTGCCGCTGTTCCTGGTACATAAAAAGGGCCTGAAAAAAGACGGTAGTAATTCCACTCTGCTGTATGGGTACGGCGGCTTCAATGCGGCGCAGCTGCCCCAGTTTTACACCCGTTTCGCCGGCTGGCTGGATATGGGAGGCACCCTGGTGATGGTGAACCTGCGCGGTGGCAGTGAGTACGGCGGCGACTGGCACAAGGCCGGTACCAAATTGCAGAAGCAGAATGTGTTCGATGATTTTATCGGTGCTGCCCAGTGGTTGATTGCTGAAAAAATTACCTCACCGAAAAAGCTCGGCATCATGGGACGTTCCAACGGCGGTCTGCTGGTCGGTGCGACCGAAGTGCAGCGCCCTGACCTGTTCAAGGTGGCGCTGCCGATTGTCGGTGTGCTCGATATGCTGCGCTATCACACTGCATCTGCCAACGCGCGCCAGTGGTCCAGCGATTACGGCCTGTCGGAAAACAAAGATGAGTTCGCCGCGCTCTACGCCTATTCGCCGGTGCACAACACCAGCAAAGGAACCTGTTACCCGGCCACCTTGATCACCACCGCCGATCGCGACGACAGGGTGGTGCCGTGGCACAGCTACAAATTTGCCGCTGCGCTGCAGCGGGACCAGGGCTGTGACAACCCGATCTATCTCGCGGTGGAAACCCGCGCGGGCCACGGTGCGGGTAAACCGGTGTGGATGCAGGTGGAAGATTTTACCAACCAGTACGCCTTTCTCGCCCATGAACTGGGTCTGGAAATTAAGTAAGCTCGCTGATTGATGGGCGGTATCCACTGTCCTCGTAGTAAAAGAGAAATAACATGCGCGCATTTGTAACCGGCGGCACCGGCTTTCTCGGTGCCAACCTGATTGAACAATTGAAAGCCGATGGCTGGGAAGTTATTGCCATGCACCGTCCCGGCTCGAATGTCGCGCGCCTGCGCGAGCTGGGTGCCACGCCGGTGGCGGCATCGCTGGATGACATCGATTCCCTGCGCGCGGCGCTGCCCAAGGATCTGGATGCGGTGTTTCACCTCGCGGGCAACACCAGTATGTGGCGCGGCGGCGACGCCCAGCAGTGGCAGGACAATGTGGTGGGATCGGCCAATCTCGCACGCGCGGCGCGCGAGCATTTTGCCGCGCAGTTGGCAGGTGGAGGGGCGCCGGGCCGGATGATCGTCACCAGTTCTATCTCCGCGTACGGTTACCAGCAGGGCGTCCTCAGCGAAGAGAGTCCGCAGTGCGCGAACGATCCCAAATATCACTACCACTACTCGAAAATGCACGCGGAAAACGCAGTGCGGGAAGAGATTGCCAAAGGACTGGATGCGGTGTTCCTGAACCCCTGCGGCATCGTCGGCAAATACGATGTATCCAGCTGGGCCCAGACCTTCTTCATGCTCGCGGAAAACACACTGCCGGGGGTGCCCCCAGGCGGTGGTTCCTTCTGCTACGCGGGCGCGGTGGCGCGGGCGCATATCCGTGCGTTTGAGCGCGGGCGCTGCGGGCAGAACTATATCCTCGGCGGCACCGATGCGAGTTTCCTCGAGTTTTTCGGCATCATCGCCCGCCTCGTGGGAGTGCCGGCACCGACGCGCACCACGCCGGCATTTGCCATCCGTGCGATCGCCGCGCTATCCGGACTTGTGTCCCGCTTCACCGGACGTGAACCCGCGGTAACGCCGCAGAAGGCCGCGATGCTCACACGGCGCACGGCCGCCGACAGCAGTCTCGCACAGCGCGAACTGGGCTATGGCACCGAGCTCAGTCTGGAGGAAATGCTGCGGGAGTCACGCGACTGGCTGGTGAGCGAGGGACTGTTGCGTTTACCGGATGCGTCCGCCGAGGCCGCGGTGAGAAGCGAGGCAGAAAGAAAAGCATCGTGAACCGTCGCAATCTCGTATTTGTGCTGGTGACGACCCTGCTGATCCTCCAGCTGATCCAGCACTATTTCTTCTCCGGCAGCGGGCAGTAACCCGGAAATCCCTGTAGGAATACGCGATAGCAGTGTGACCGGAGCCTAGTCGGCTTCGGTTCACTTGCCGTATTCTTGTGCAAATTCGTTCTGGCAACTGCTTATAGGGGAGATGTACTTGTGGATGGACTGAAAGCGCAACTGGAAGAGCTGTGGCCGGTGGTGATGGACGTGGGGCTCAATGTGCTCTGGGCCCTGCTGGCCCTGCTGGTGACCTGGATCGCGGCAAAAATCGTGGCCCGGGGAATCCGGCGCCTGGGTGAGAAGGGTATTGACGAGACCCTGATTCCGGTGCTTGAGACCCTTGCGGTGTGGGGCACCTATGTGATCGGCGGCCTGGTGGTACTGGACATTTTCGGGGCCAACACCACCTCCCTGGTTGCGCTGCTGGGTGCCGCGGGTATCGCCGTTGGCCTTGCCCTGAAAGACACCCTGCAGTGCATCGCCGCCGGCTTTGTCCTGCTGGGGCTGCGCCCGTTCCGCGTGGGTGAGACCATCCAGTTCGGCAGCATCATCGGCACCGTGCGCAAGATCGGCCTGTTCACCACCGAGCTGGACACGCCGGACGGCCTGCGCATTTCCGCACCCAACGACAAGGTGTGGGGCGAGACCCTGACCAACTTTACCCGCAATGCCAGCCGCCGTATCGAGATCATCGCCAGCATTGCCTACGGCGACGATATCGAAACGGGTATGAACGTGCTGCGCAAACTGGTGGCGGAAGAGCCGCGCATACTCACCGAGCCGGAACCCGCCTATGCGGTGCGCGCACTGGCAGACAGTTCGGTGAACCTGCACCTGCGCGCCTGGACCACCACCGACGATTACTGGGACGTGTACTGGTCGCTGATGAAAAAGCTCAAGCCGGCGCTGGAAGCCGAGGGGCTCAGTATTCCTTTCCCGCAGCGTGAGCTGCATATCATCAATCAGGCTGAAAAACAGCCGCGGGAAAAAGTGGCCCATGAATAACTGGTTGTCCATTGAACCGCTGGCATGGAGTGGCATTCTTGTCGCTATGGCCTGCGCTGGTGCCATCGGTCTCGAGCGCCAGCTCAGGGGCAAACCGGTAGGTATTCGCACCTCCATTCTGATCGTGCTTGGTACTTACACCTTTACCGCGCTGGCCGTGTCTATTGGCCAGGGCGCGGATCAGGCGCGGGTACTCGGCCAGGTAATTACCGGCATCGGGTTTCTCGGTGCCGGTGTCATGCTCGCCCGCGACGGTGTGGTGGTGGGGGTAACTTCCGCTGCCACTATCTGGGTGCAGGCGTCCATCGGCACCCTGATTGGATTCGGCAAACCCGGTACCGCAGTGGTCATCACCGGGCTGGTCCTGTTCGTGTTGTTGGGTGTGGATATTCTGGAAAATTATTCCACCCGCTTTACCCGCGGCGTGCACTCGCGCTATCGCCGCTGGCGCGACCGGCGTGATTTGCGCGAGGAGCTGCAGCGACCGAATCCCGCGGTACTTAGCGACGGCATTGCGCCGCACTCAGCTGCCGCGCCCGACGAGGAAGTACCCGAGCCGGCAATGACCGGCCGTGAAGAAAAAACCATTTGATCCTTCGAATCGTTCCGGTATTGCACGACCGGAACGTTTTCAATTTCTGAAACCTTTTTAAAGAGGCGAGTGTTATGCGCAAAGCGCTACTGAGTCTGGTTATCGCGTCCGTTATTGCGGGCTGTCAGCAGGGTGAAGAACCGAAGAAAGATGCACAGCTGGAAGCTGGTGCAGTTACCGCGACACAGCAAGCGGGTGAAACTGCTTCTGTTACTGAAGTGGACCAGGAGGCGGAAACCAAGCGCCTCGGCGAATGGTTCGACGCGAAATTCGAGGAAGAGCTGCAGTTCAGCCCGATCCAGCTCAGCTACCTGGGCCGCAAGGAGCAGTACGACAAGATCGACGATATGAGCCGCGCCGCCGACGAGCGCAAGCTGGCGTGGAAGGCGAAAACCGTCGAGGAAATGAAGCAGAAGTTTGATTACGACAAGCTGACTGCCGCCGGCAAGGAATCCTACGACCTGTGGATTTTCCAGTACGAGCAGGAAGTAGCCGGCAAGCCCTTCTGGGAGCACAGCTACTTTGCCGGTGAGCTGGGTGGTCCGGAGGATCAGTTCCCCACCTTCCTGATCAACCAGCACAAGGTGGACACCGAGCAGGACATGCGCGATTACATCAGCCGTATCGGCGCCTCTGGTCGCGCGCTGGGACAGGTTCTGGAGCGCGCGCAGGCGTCTGCGGAAAAAGGTATTCGCCCGCCGCGTTTTGCCTATGACCTGGCGATCGAACGCGCGCAGAAAGTCATTTCCGGCAAACCCTTTGGCGATGGCGGCGACGCGCCACTGATGGCCGATGCCAGCAGCAAGATCGACGCGCTGAAGAAAGACGGCAAGATCGACGACCAGACCGCGGCAAATCTGCAAAATGCAGTGGCCGAGGCCCTGAACGGCGAATTCAAGCAGTCCTATGACGCCTATATCGCATGGCTGCAGAAAGACCGCACCAATGCCAGCGAAGAGGCCAAGGGCGCTTCCAGCCTGCCGGACGGTGAGGCCTTCTACAACAGCCGCCTGTCCGTTTACACCACCCTGCCGCTGTCCGCCGAGGAAGTGCACCAGATCGGTCTCGACGAAGTGGCGCGCATCCGCAAGGAGATGGAAGGCATCAAGGACCAGGTGGGTTTCAAGGGTAACCTGCAGGAGTTCTTCACCTTCATCCGCACCGACGACCAGTTCTACTACCCGAACACCGATGAAGGTCGCAAAGAATACCTGGCGGAAACCCAGGGCTTCCTGGATGACGTGCAGAAAAAACTGCCGGAATTCTTCGGTATCCTGCCCAAGGCAGGCCTGGTAGTGAAGCGCGTGGAAGCCTTCCGCGAGGTCCCCGGTGGCGCCCAGCACTATCAGCCCGGTACTCCGGACGGCTCCCGCCCGGGCACCTACTATGTGCACATGTCCGACATGAGCGCGCTGTCCACCACCGATATGGAAACCGTGACTTACCACGAGGGTAACCCCGGCCACCATATGCAGATCTCCATTGCCCAGGAGCTGGAAGGCATTCCGAAATTCCGCACCCAGGCGCATTTCACCCCCTACGTGGAAGGCTGGGCGCTTTACTCCGAAGCGCTGGCCAAGGAGATGGGCCAGTTCCGCGATCCCTACAAGGACTTCGGTCGCCTGACCGCGGAAATGTGGCGTGCCATCCGCCTGGTTGTGGATACCGGCATGCACGCCAAGGGCTGGACCCAGGAACAGGCGGTGGAATATTTCCTGGATAACTCC
Encoded here:
- a CDS encoding MgtC/SapB family protein: MNNWLSIEPLAWSGILVAMACAGAIGLERQLRGKPVGIRTSILIVLGTYTFTALAVSIGQGADQARVLGQVITGIGFLGAGVMLARDGVVVGVTSAATIWVQASIGTLIGFGKPGTAVVITGLVLFVLLGVDILENYSTRFTRGVHSRYRRWRDRRDLREELQRPNPAVLSDGIAPHSAAAPDEEVPEPAMTGREEKTI
- a CDS encoding prolyl oligopeptidase family serine peptidase, which encodes MKKTAIALLAAAAVAGGIAASYTAATGKAAVAYPQTKSVPQQDDYFGTSVSDPYRWLEDLESQPVKDWVTAQNEFSLPTLKALPGWQKINDRLTELWQYEQYGVPYKKAGQVFYEYNDGSWDQSVFYSTRDIYQDGGVVLDPRTLSKDGTIAAKNYSVSPNGRYLAYGTSDGGTDWTDYHVRDLKTRRLMPDHLTGIKFSGASWAKDESGFYYSRYPFNEDGSADDSKQVAVYFHKIGEPQGRDRLVYEITDHPSRNPEAQVSDDGNYLIFGIFDGYDSNGIYYKDLRDEKAPVVKLLNDWDALYTYLGNNGKTFFFETNANTTNGKIVAIDLDQPEKANWKVLVPEQKDALQSASLIGGRFVLHYLQDAKSKVVVTDLTGKQQYELQLPGMGTVEGFHGEPDGSETYYAFSNFLTPPSIYKLDVASGKSEKVKQPKYPADFSDYTVSQHFFTSKDGTRVPLFLVHKKGLKKDGSNSTLLYGYGGFNAAQLPQFYTRFAGWLDMGGTLVMVNLRGGSEYGGDWHKAGTKLQKQNVFDDFIGAAQWLIAEKITSPKKLGIMGRSNGGLLVGATEVQRPDLFKVALPIVGVLDMLRYHTASANARQWSSDYGLSENKDEFAALYAYSPVHNTSKGTCYPATLITTADRDDRVVPWHSYKFAAALQRDQGCDNPIYLAVETRAGHGAGKPVWMQVEDFTNQYAFLAHELGLEIK
- the tatC gene encoding twin-arginine translocase subunit TatC, which produces MSDREQPFVEHLIELRDRLLKTLLVVIAIFACMAPFANDIYDFVADPLQARLTEGAGMIATEVTSPFLTPFKTTFVLAFFVAIPFVLFQFWAFIAPGLYKHEKRLIGPLMFSSVMLFYAGMAFAYYVVFPLIFEFFISSADADIKVMPDIRSYLDLALKLFFAFGFAFEIPIATIVLIWSGVVSAADLAKKRPYVIVACFAVGMLLTPPDVISQTLLAVPMWLLFEIGVFFGRWIKRGKREELPEEES
- a CDS encoding aminopeptidase, whose translation is MALLLASALLGGCETIHFYSQAATGQLKILAGRKPIDRLVSDEQTDAKLRRQLQWVQAIRSYAGAELNLPVGSAYSEFTQLEGEYALWNLVAAPEFSLSPKRWCYPIAGCASYRGYFDKADAEARAADMRAQGYDVYLGPVPAYSTLGWFDDPVLSSFVDWQPDRLAGLLFHELAHRRVYISGDTQFNESFATAVSRIALPQWRRRQGIPAPAVESVAQAQRVNGLMVTARKQLQEIYSSSLGDDAKREQKARTLRQLRHCYRELSRGWEHDEQFTKLVEKTNNATLALVSEYQSQVPAFMQLYKDSGSDWQAFYVAVEQLGAEAKDSRKAKLKELGKRAESAGITQTSSRKVTGPSLQSDTCMSAAN
- the hisI gene encoding phosphoribosyl-AMP cyclohydrolase codes for the protein MSETDFTQAVSWNSDGLVPAIAQDVKTGRVLMMAWMNPESLRLTVEEGRAVYWSRSRGKLWRKGESSGHVQQVREIRLDCDGDTIVLLVEQLGGIACHTGRTSCFYQVLENGQWQIRQPVIADPEAIYAGKK
- the tatA gene encoding twin-arginine translocase TatA/TatE family subunit; amino-acid sequence: MGISWQQLLILLVIVLLIFGTKRLRNLGGDLGGAIKGFKKAMKEEEKKGEDEDKDKDPELLGKDDSVKPQQKTSSEEKQSQDK
- a CDS encoding NAD-dependent epimerase/dehydratase family protein, whose product is MRAFVTGGTGFLGANLIEQLKADGWEVIAMHRPGSNVARLRELGATPVAASLDDIDSLRAALPKDLDAVFHLAGNTSMWRGGDAQQWQDNVVGSANLARAAREHFAAQLAGGGAPGRMIVTSSISAYGYQQGVLSEESPQCANDPKYHYHYSKMHAENAVREEIAKGLDAVFLNPCGIVGKYDVSSWAQTFFMLAENTLPGVPPGGGSFCYAGAVARAHIRAFERGRCGQNYILGGTDASFLEFFGIIARLVGVPAPTRTTPAFAIRAIAALSGLVSRFTGREPAVTPQKAAMLTRRTAADSSLAQRELGYGTELSLEEMLRESRDWLVSEGLLRLPDASAEAAVRSEAERKAS
- the dtd gene encoding D-aminoacyl-tRNA deacylase; its protein translation is MKGLIQRVKHAKVEVDSQSVGAIDRGILLLLGVEAGDSEEAADKLLHKVMHYRIFGDGQGKMNLNVQQAGGGLLVVSQFTLVADTAKGLRPSFSRGASPQQAEALYEYFLRRARAIMPAELPVAGGQFAADMQVSLCNDGPVTFLLEV
- a CDS encoding mechanosensitive ion channel family protein, with amino-acid sequence MDGLKAQLEELWPVVMDVGLNVLWALLALLVTWIAAKIVARGIRRLGEKGIDETLIPVLETLAVWGTYVIGGLVVLDIFGANTTSLVALLGAAGIAVGLALKDTLQCIAAGFVLLGLRPFRVGETIQFGSIIGTVRKIGLFTTELDTPDGLRISAPNDKVWGETLTNFTRNASRRIEIIASIAYGDDIETGMNVLRKLVAEEPRILTEPEPAYAVRALADSSVNLHLRAWTTTDDYWDVYWSLMKKLKPALEAEGLSIPFPQRELHIINQAEKQPREKVAHE
- a CDS encoding DUF885 domain-containing protein; amino-acid sequence: MRKALLSLVIASVIAGCQQGEEPKKDAQLEAGAVTATQQAGETASVTEVDQEAETKRLGEWFDAKFEEELQFSPIQLSYLGRKEQYDKIDDMSRAADERKLAWKAKTVEEMKQKFDYDKLTAAGKESYDLWIFQYEQEVAGKPFWEHSYFAGELGGPEDQFPTFLINQHKVDTEQDMRDYISRIGASGRALGQVLERAQASAEKGIRPPRFAYDLAIERAQKVISGKPFGDGGDAPLMADASSKIDALKKDGKIDDQTAANLQNAVAEALNGEFKQSYDAYIAWLQKDRTNASEEAKGASSLPDGEAFYNSRLSVYTTLPLSAEEVHQIGLDEVARIRKEMEGIKDQVGFKGNLQEFFTFIRTDDQFYYPNTDEGRKEYLAETQGFLDDVQKKLPEFFGILPKAGLVVKRVEAFREVPGGAQHYQPGTPDGSRPGTYYVHMSDMSALSTTDMETVTYHEGNPGHHMQISIAQELEGIPKFRTQAHFTPYVEGWALYSEALAKEMGQFRDPYKDFGRLTAEMWRAIRLVVDTGMHAKGWTQEQAVEYFLDNSAIPEGAVRSEVRRYLTLPGQATSYKIGMLKIQELRAKAEKELGDQFDIRAFHDTVLGGGALPLPLLEKRINAWIDSVKQG
- the tatB gene encoding Sec-independent protein translocase protein TatB — encoded protein: MFDIGFFELLLVGIVGLVVIGPERLPDAVRTTVRWWTKIKQTLGNAREELEREVGADDIRRELHNERVLRELRESKDEMERTFKDAERKFAQDLKDVERQAEALKQGVEAAPVPEPDLEADQLRAAQDYLPEQDAGTKRADDYLPEDEESDEDLEDPEYPEHLHDHGDPEFNPHHPSHFRHEEDEAWAEVDRVDPEAAPDSEAPQASPKNKSTRAEDKPQ
- a CDS encoding phosphoribosyl-ATP diphosphatase, with the translated sequence MSNMLIQLDRVLRLRMQQGDAEASYVASLHHKGLNKILEKVGEEATELVIAAKDAEGKGKGSAEHKALIGETADLWFHSLVMLAHLGSDSREVLDELGRRFGLSGLEEKAARQQD